A genomic stretch from Flavobacterium sp. KS-LB2 includes:
- the guaB gene encoding IMP dehydrogenase, giving the protein MIAHNSKIIGEGLTYDDVLLVPNYSNVLPREVSIQSKFSRNITLNVPIVSAAMDTVTESAMAIAMAQEGGIGVLHKNMTIEQQAAKVRKVKRAESGMIIDPVTLPLTSTVADAKNAMKEFGIGGIPIVDENQILKGIVTNRDLRFEKNSSRPIVEVMTSENLVTVAEGTSLEQAEVVLQGHKIEKLPVVNASYKLVGLITFRDITKLTQKPIANKDIFGRLRVAAAIGVTGDAVQRAEALVNAGVDAIIIDTAHGHTQGVVNVLKEVKSKFPQIDVIVGNIATPEAAKFLVENGADGVKVGIGPGSICTTRIVAGVGFPQFSAVLEVAAAIKGTGVPVIADGGIRYTGDIPKAIAAGADCVMLGSLLAGTMESPGETIIFEGRKFKSYRGMGSVEAMQEGSKDRYFQDVEDDVKKLVPEGIVGRVPYKGELNESMQQFIGGLRAGMGYCGSKDVPTLQETGRFVRITASGINESHPHNVTITKEAPNYSR; this is encoded by the coding sequence ATGATCGCACACAACTCTAAGATTATCGGTGAAGGATTAACTTACGATGATGTTCTATTAGTTCCTAATTACTCAAATGTGCTTCCTCGCGAAGTGAGTATTCAATCAAAATTTTCAAGAAATATTACACTTAATGTTCCTATTGTATCTGCAGCTATGGATACTGTTACCGAAAGTGCAATGGCAATTGCTATGGCACAAGAAGGAGGAATAGGTGTTTTACATAAAAATATGACTATCGAGCAACAAGCCGCGAAAGTTAGAAAAGTAAAACGTGCAGAGTCTGGAATGATTATCGATCCAGTTACTTTGCCTTTGACTTCGACAGTTGCTGATGCCAAAAACGCCATGAAAGAATTTGGTATTGGTGGAATTCCAATTGTAGATGAAAACCAAATTTTAAAAGGAATCGTTACCAATAGAGATTTACGTTTCGAAAAAAATAGTTCTAGACCTATTGTTGAGGTAATGACTAGCGAAAACTTGGTAACTGTTGCTGAAGGTACTTCTCTGGAACAAGCTGAAGTTGTTTTGCAAGGGCATAAAATTGAAAAATTGCCTGTTGTAAACGCATCTTACAAATTAGTGGGTTTGATTACCTTTAGAGACATCACTAAACTGACTCAAAAACCAATTGCTAATAAAGATATTTTTGGACGTTTACGTGTTGCAGCAGCTATTGGTGTTACTGGTGATGCGGTTCAAAGAGCTGAAGCATTAGTTAATGCTGGTGTTGATGCCATTATTATTGATACCGCTCATGGACATACGCAAGGTGTTGTTAATGTATTGAAAGAAGTAAAAAGTAAATTTCCTCAAATAGATGTTATCGTAGGTAATATTGCAACTCCTGAAGCAGCTAAGTTTTTAGTTGAAAACGGTGCTGATGGTGTAAAAGTAGGAATTGGTCCAGGTTCTATTTGTACGACTCGTATCGTTGCAGGTGTTGGTTTTCCTCAGTTTTCTGCTGTTCTTGAAGTAGCTGCTGCTATCAAAGGAACTGGAGTTCCTGTCATTGCAGATGGAGGAATTCGTTACACAGGTGATATTCCTAAAGCAATTGCTGCAGGTGCTGATTGTGTGATGTTAGGTTCGCTATTAGCTGGTACGATGGAATCTCCTGGCGAAACTATTATTTTTGAAGGAAGAAAATTCAAGTCATATCGCGGAATGGGTTCTGTTGAAGCAATGCAAGAGGGTTCAAAAGACCGTTATTTCCAAGATGTAGAAGATGATGTAAAAAAACTTGTTCCTGAAGGAATTGTAGGTCGTGTTCCTTATAAAGGAGAATTGAACGAAAGCATGCAACAATTCATTGGCGGTCTTCGTGCCGGAATGGGATATTGTGGTTCAAAAGATGTTCCTACATTACAAGAAACAGGACGTTTTGTTCGTATTACCGCAAGTGGAATCAACGAAAGCCATCCTCATAACGTAACAATTACTAAAGAAGCACCAAATTATTCAAGATAA
- a CDS encoding cation-translocating P-type ATPase: MTESQQQIKGLSNNEVLQSRTKYGDNSIVQQDKNNFFTSLIEMVKEPMFLLLLTATSIYFITGDFGNGIFMAVAIVLVSTISLYQESKSRNAIEALKKLSQPKSKVIRNSEIIEIPSEEIVVGDFIQTEEGTFIPADGIIIKSNDFSINESVLTGESLAVFKNETPENNQVFLGTIVTSGLAICKVTAIGNQTQLGKIGKSLETIIEEKTPLQIQIGNFVKKMSFVGLVIFGIVWIINYYNSKDILDSLLKALTLAMSIIPEEIPVAFTTFMALGAWRLMNMGIIVKQTKTVETLGSATVICTDKTGTITENKMSLAQWYTFSSNEISSPRKLLSPDEIELLTLSMWASEPIPFDAMEIALHEAYSKLEIPDERAHFKLIHEYPLYGKPPMMTHVFENQNGTRIIAAKGAPEALMACSSLSEKETQQIIAAMTTMAMEGFRVLGVGVATFSGTDYPKMQQDFSFDFKGLIAFYDPPKENIKAVFESFYKAGIQVKIVTGDNAATTATIAKQIGFRNAEKTLNGDELMTMDDATLRDKVMETAIFTRMFPEAKLKIIKALKDNNQIVAMTGDGVNDGPALKSAHIGIAMGKKGTEIAKQAANLILIEDDFSKMIDAIAMGRKIYNNLKKAIQYIISIHIPIIMIVFIPLALGWIYPNIFSPVHVIFLEIIMGPTCSIIYENEPMERNLMLQEPRPFTTTFFKLKEITISIIQGLVITLGLLFVYQYCVGENCSESTTRTVVFLTLIASNIFLTLTNRSFYYSILTTLRYKNNLVLMIIGVTIAITILLVFIPLFARFFEFERVSGFQICLSIVVGFVSVLWIEIYKRFKRQKFK; this comes from the coding sequence ATGACAGAATCTCAACAACAAATAAAAGGACTTTCAAATAACGAAGTCTTGCAATCAAGAACAAAATATGGTGACAATTCCATAGTGCAACAGGACAAAAATAATTTCTTTACTTCTCTTATCGAAATGGTGAAAGAACCTATGTTTTTGTTGCTTTTGACTGCTACAAGTATTTATTTTATTACGGGCGATTTTGGCAACGGAATTTTTATGGCTGTTGCTATTGTTTTGGTTTCCACCATATCACTTTATCAGGAATCAAAAAGCAGAAATGCGATTGAAGCCTTAAAAAAACTATCTCAACCTAAAAGTAAAGTCATTCGCAACAGCGAAATTATAGAAATACCAAGTGAGGAAATTGTCGTGGGTGATTTCATTCAAACGGAAGAAGGAACCTTTATCCCTGCAGATGGCATCATCATCAAGTCTAATGATTTTTCTATAAATGAATCTGTACTTACGGGTGAATCGCTGGCGGTTTTTAAAAATGAAACGCCCGAAAACAATCAGGTATTTCTTGGAACAATTGTCACTAGCGGTTTAGCCATTTGTAAAGTTACAGCAATTGGCAACCAAACTCAATTAGGAAAAATAGGTAAAAGTTTGGAAACAATTATCGAAGAAAAAACGCCTTTACAAATACAGATTGGAAACTTTGTAAAAAAGATGTCTTTTGTAGGGTTAGTGATTTTTGGCATTGTTTGGATTATTAATTATTATAACTCTAAAGATATTCTTGACAGCTTATTGAAAGCATTGACCTTAGCAATGAGTATCATTCCCGAGGAAATTCCAGTAGCTTTTACCACTTTTATGGCGCTTGGCGCATGGCGCTTGATGAATATGGGAATAATTGTCAAACAAACGAAAACAGTAGAAACGCTGGGCAGTGCCACCGTGATTTGTACCGACAAAACAGGAACAATCACCGAAAACAAAATGAGTTTGGCACAATGGTACACTTTTTCATCCAATGAGATATCCAGTCCAAGGAAACTACTTAGCCCCGATGAGATTGAATTGTTAACGCTATCCATGTGGGCTAGTGAACCTATTCCTTTTGACGCAATGGAAATTGCCTTACACGAAGCCTATTCGAAATTAGAAATCCCAGATGAACGAGCCCATTTCAAATTAATACATGAATATCCATTATATGGAAAACCTCCTATGATGACACATGTTTTTGAAAACCAAAATGGAACAAGAATCATTGCTGCAAAAGGTGCTCCCGAAGCTTTAATGGCATGTTCTTCCCTATCAGAGAAAGAAACACAACAAATCATAGCGGCAATGACAACTATGGCTATGGAGGGATTTCGTGTTCTTGGTGTTGGCGTTGCAACTTTTTCAGGCACCGATTATCCTAAAATGCAACAAGATTTTTCTTTTGATTTCAAAGGGCTAATCGCTTTTTATGACCCACCAAAAGAGAATATAAAAGCTGTTTTTGAATCTTTTTATAAAGCCGGCATTCAAGTAAAAATAGTTACTGGTGACAATGCTGCAACAACTGCAACCATAGCCAAACAAATTGGTTTTCGAAACGCTGAAAAAACACTCAATGGAGATGAATTAATGACAATGGACGACGCCACCTTAAGAGATAAAGTAATGGAAACTGCCATTTTTACAAGAATGTTCCCGGAAGCTAAACTCAAAATCATAAAAGCGCTGAAAGACAACAATCAGATTGTAGCCATGACTGGTGATGGCGTAAACGATGGTCCCGCTTTAAAATCAGCGCACATAGGAATTGCTATGGGGAAAAAAGGAACTGAAATTGCCAAACAAGCCGCCAATCTTATCCTAATTGAGGATGATTTTTCAAAAATGATTGATGCCATTGCGATGGGCCGTAAAATATATAATAATCTAAAAAAAGCCATTCAATACATTATTTCAATACACATACCAATAATCATGATTGTGTTTATTCCTTTGGCTTTAGGATGGATTTACCCCAATATTTTCTCTCCGGTTCATGTCATTTTTCTGGAGATAATTATGGGGCCTACCTGTTCAATAATTTACGAAAATGAACCCATGGAACGCAACTTGATGCTCCAGGAACCAAGACCATTTACAACTACTTTTTTTAAACTGAAAGAAATAACAATCAGTATCATACAAGGACTTGTTATTACTTTAGGACTTTTATTTGTGTACCAATATTGCGTGGGCGAAAATTGTTCAGAAAGCACGACAAGAACAGTTGTATTCCTCACTTTGATTGCTTCTAATATTTTTTTGACACTCACCAACCGTTCTTTTTACTATTCCATATTAACAACTTTACGCTATAAAAATAATTTAGTCCTGATGATTATTGGAGTAACAATCGCAATAACTATTTTATTGGTGTTTATTCCTTTATTTGCTCGCTTTTTTGAGTTCGAAAGAGTTTCTGGCTTTCAAATTTGCTTGAGTATTGTAGTGGGGTTTGTCTCTGTACTTTGGATAGAAATTTACAAACGATTTAAACGTCAGAAATTCAAATAA
- a CDS encoding DUF5723 family protein produces MRKVILIFVLSITIASFSQNKQILYNFTSVPQSLLTNPGSDVKYNWYFGIPLLSGISANIGSSGFSAYDLFADNGVDFNAKLRNVLFSTTRKDRLAVNEQIELFNGGFKISGEQDDSYVSFGMYQEFDFMGYVPKDIAILALDGNRDYLGKVFNLGDLNVKAEMLSVFHLGFHKNINKKLILGARGKIYSSIYNATSTNNSGYIYTIPSSVTVYEQMIYSDLQLNTSGIAQYDDADKDPNVVKDITKRAFLGGNLGLGFDAGLTYYPKKNIQLTASVIDFGFIKHTKEVESLTFKGTYKFEGVVPKFSSGGSAEEGYQEFKDAVSLDTLYADYTTWRPTKLNTSIQFSFEEEVPEDCNCLNYDPETIYKSAVGAQLFVMSTPRTPLVAFTTYYRRKIFNSLQMKATYTIDSYSYKNIGLGLSSMFGPVNFYVLADNLLEYKDVAKANSLSFQLGLNVVFKNSKK; encoded by the coding sequence ATGAGAAAAGTAATTTTGATTTTTGTTCTATCTATAACAATAGCTTCCTTTTCACAAAACAAACAGATTTTATATAATTTCACTTCGGTGCCTCAGTCTTTGTTGACTAATCCAGGTTCTGATGTCAAGTACAATTGGTATTTCGGAATCCCTTTATTATCTGGTATTTCTGCTAATATTGGTTCGAGTGGGTTTTCAGCTTATGATTTATTCGCAGATAATGGAGTAGATTTTAATGCGAAACTGAGAAATGTACTATTCTCCACAACACGAAAAGACAGACTCGCTGTAAACGAACAAATAGAATTGTTTAATGGAGGTTTTAAAATATCAGGAGAACAGGACGATTCCTATGTTTCTTTTGGAATGTATCAAGAGTTTGATTTTATGGGCTATGTTCCTAAAGATATTGCCATTTTGGCTTTAGACGGAAATAGAGATTATTTGGGTAAAGTATTCAATTTAGGAGATTTAAATGTAAAAGCAGAAATGCTATCTGTTTTTCATCTGGGATTTCATAAAAATATAAATAAAAAATTAATTTTAGGAGCGCGAGGAAAAATCTATTCTAGTATCTATAATGCCACTTCCACGAACAATTCGGGTTATATCTATACCATTCCTTCCTCAGTAACTGTTTACGAACAAATGATTTATTCGGATTTACAACTGAACACTTCAGGAATTGCGCAATATGATGATGCCGATAAAGATCCAAATGTGGTAAAAGACATTACTAAAAGAGCTTTTTTAGGAGGTAATTTAGGTTTGGGATTTGATGCTGGTTTGACGTATTATCCAAAGAAAAACATTCAATTAACCGCAAGTGTTATTGATTTTGGTTTTATAAAGCATACCAAAGAAGTAGAAAGCTTGACTTTTAAAGGGACTTATAAATTTGAAGGTGTTGTGCCCAAATTCAGTTCTGGAGGCTCAGCAGAAGAGGGCTATCAAGAATTTAAGGATGCAGTTTCTTTGGATACTTTATATGCTGATTATACCACTTGGCGACCAACAAAATTAAATACTTCCATTCAATTTTCATTCGAAGAAGAAGTACCTGAAGATTGTAATTGTCTCAATTATGATCCAGAAACTATTTATAAAAGTGCTGTGGGTGCTCAACTATTTGTGATGTCTACGCCAAGAACCCCTTTAGTTGCTTTTACAACCTATTACAGAAGAAAAATTTTCAATTCTTTGCAAATGAAAGCAACCTATACTATAGATTCTTATTCTTATAAAAATATTGGATTAGGATTGTCCAGTATGTTTGGGCCGGTTAATTTTTATGTGCTTGCTGATAATCTGTTAGAATATAAAGATGTAGCTAAAGCCAATAGTTTGTCCTTTCAGCTAGGACTAAATGTTGTTTTTAAGAATAGTAAAAAATAA
- a CDS encoding hydroxymethylglutaryl-CoA lyase, which produces MEPIKIIECPRDAMQGIKPFIPTSRKVTYIQSLLRVGFDTIDFGSFVSPKAIPQMQDTAAVLAQLDLSQTKSKLLAIIANTQGATLASNHSEIQYLGFPFSISENFQMRNTHKTIAESLITLQEILEIADKTNKEVVAYLSMGFGNPYGDPWSMEIVGEWTEKLALMGVKILSLSDTVGSSTPDVISYLFSNLIPKYPKIEFGAHLHTTPDKWFEKIDAAYKAGCRRFDGAIQGFGGCPMATDDLTGNMPTEKLLSYFTAKKERTEMSPISFESAYNEASKLFGEFH; this is translated from the coding sequence ATGGAGCCAATAAAAATTATAGAATGTCCACGAGATGCCATGCAAGGCATAAAGCCATTTATTCCTACGTCAAGAAAAGTGACGTATATTCAGTCTTTATTGCGTGTAGGTTTTGATACTATAGATTTTGGAAGCTTTGTTTCACCAAAAGCGATTCCGCAAATGCAGGATACCGCAGCAGTTTTGGCACAACTTGATTTATCTCAAACCAAAAGCAAATTATTGGCCATTATTGCGAATACTCAAGGAGCAACTCTAGCTTCAAATCATTCTGAAATACAGTATTTAGGATTTCCATTTTCGATTTCTGAGAATTTCCAAATGCGGAATACCCATAAGACGATTGCTGAATCGTTGATTACTTTACAGGAAATCCTTGAAATTGCCGATAAAACGAATAAGGAAGTTGTTGCCTATCTTTCTATGGGATTTGGTAATCCTTACGGTGATCCTTGGAGTATGGAAATTGTAGGCGAGTGGACGGAAAAATTAGCTTTGATGGGAGTCAAAATCTTATCCCTTTCGGACACGGTAGGAAGTTCTACACCAGATGTTATTTCGTATTTATTTTCGAATTTAATTCCCAAATACCCAAAAATAGAATTTGGTGCTCATCTGCATACAACACCTGATAAATGGTTTGAGAAAATTGATGCAGCTTATAAAGCGGGTTGCCGTCGTTTTGATGGTGCTATTCAAGGTTTTGGCGGATGTCCAATGGCAACAGATGATTTAACGGGTAATATGCCTACAGAAAAACTATTGTCTTATTTTACTGCGAAAAAAGAAAGGACTGAAATGAGTCCTATTAGTTTCGAAAGCGCTTATAATGAGGCTTCTAAGTTGTTTGGTGAATTTCATTAA
- a CDS encoding quinone-dependent dihydroorotate dehydrogenase yields the protein MYKVLIRPFLFLFDPEKVHYFTFSLIRFLSKIPGFTSLFSLLYEVKDTRLETEVFGLKFRNPVGLAAGFDKDAKLYKELSNFGFGFIEIGTLTPKGQEGNPKKRLFRLKKDSAIINRMGFNNGGVKEAVKRLKENKGVLIGGNIGKNKLTPNEEATSDYEICFDALYDYVDYFVVNVSSPNTPNLRALQDKEPLTQLLQTLQNMNVAKPKQKPILLKIAPDLTDEQLLDIIDIIKETKIAGVIATNTTISREGLQSDARTEMGGLSGKPLTKRATEVIRFLSEKSNKAFPIIGVGGIHSAEDALEKLDAGASLIQLYTGFIYEGPALVKAINKKILERLQ from the coding sequence ATGTATAAAGTACTCATTCGTCCATTTCTATTTTTGTTTGATCCAGAAAAAGTACATTATTTTACTTTTTCATTGATTCGTTTTTTATCTAAAATACCAGGTTTTACAAGTCTTTTTAGCTTGCTTTACGAAGTAAAGGATACAAGATTAGAAACTGAGGTTTTTGGTTTGAAATTTAGAAATCCAGTAGGTTTAGCTGCCGGATTTGATAAGGATGCTAAATTGTATAAAGAATTATCTAATTTTGGTTTTGGTTTTATCGAAATAGGAACACTTACTCCCAAAGGGCAGGAAGGAAATCCTAAAAAAAGATTGTTTCGATTGAAAAAAGACAGTGCAATTATCAACAGAATGGGTTTCAATAATGGCGGAGTTAAAGAGGCGGTGAAACGGTTGAAAGAAAATAAGGGAGTTTTAATAGGAGGAAACATTGGTAAAAATAAGTTGACACCAAACGAAGAAGCTACTTCCGATTATGAAATTTGTTTTGATGCTCTATATGATTATGTTGATTATTTTGTTGTTAATGTAAGTTCGCCTAACACGCCAAATCTTAGAGCTTTACAAGACAAAGAACCCTTGACTCAATTGTTGCAAACATTGCAAAATATGAATGTAGCAAAGCCAAAACAAAAGCCAATCCTATTAAAAATTGCTCCAGATTTAACAGATGAACAGTTGCTTGATATTATTGATATTATTAAGGAAACTAAGATTGCTGGTGTTATTGCAACTAATACAACAATTTCTCGGGAAGGATTACAATCGGATGCTAGAACCGAAATGGGAGGATTGTCTGGAAAGCCATTGACAAAACGTGCTACCGAAGTAATCCGATTTTTATCTGAAAAAAGCAATAAAGCTTTCCCGATTATTGGAGTAGGAGGAATTCATTCTGCTGAAGATGCACTAGAGAAATTAGACGCAGGAGCAAGTTTAATTCAGTTGTATACTGGTTTTATTTATGAAGGCCCAGCTTTGGTGAAAGCCATAAACAAAAAGATTTTAGAACGATTGCAATAG
- the pepT gene encoding peptidase T, translating into MQHIIDRFISYVTIDTESDHKSESTPSTAKQWDLANKLVEELKIIGLQDVTIDEKAYIMATLPSNVTHEVPVIGFISHFDTSPDFTGANVKPQIVSNYDGKDIVLNAEKNIVLSPNYFKDLLLYKGQTLITTDGTTLLGADDKAGITEIVTAMEFLVNNPEIKHGKIRVGFTPDEEIGRGAHHFDVEKFGADWAYTMDGSQIGELEYENFNAAGAKITFKGKSVHPGYAKGKMINSMLIANAFISELPAGETPEETKGYEGFFHVHHLTGSIEETVLELIIRDHNKKKFEKRKELIEKIARKINKKFAKQFGEDIAITEIKDQYYNMKEKVLPVKHIVDIAEKAMKELGIKPLIKPIRGGTDGSQLSYKGLPCPNIFAGGHNFHGKYEYVPVESMQKAVEVIVKITELTATEDSSKK; encoded by the coding sequence ATGCAACATATAATTGACCGTTTCATCAGTTACGTAACTATTGATACTGAATCTGACCACAAATCAGAAAGTACACCAAGTACCGCAAAACAATGGGATTTAGCCAATAAACTGGTTGAAGAACTTAAAATTATTGGATTGCAAGACGTGACAATTGATGAGAAAGCGTATATCATGGCAACTTTGCCAAGTAATGTAACTCATGAAGTCCCTGTAATAGGATTTATTTCTCATTTTGACACTTCCCCTGATTTTACCGGAGCCAATGTAAAACCTCAAATTGTATCGAACTATGATGGTAAAGACATTGTATTAAATGCAGAAAAAAATATTGTGTTATCTCCAAATTATTTCAAAGATTTATTGCTTTACAAAGGGCAAACTTTAATTACTACTGACGGAACGACACTACTAGGTGCCGATGACAAAGCCGGAATTACTGAGATTGTAACAGCAATGGAATTTCTTGTCAACAATCCTGAAATCAAGCACGGAAAAATCAGAGTTGGATTTACACCTGATGAAGAAATTGGTCGAGGCGCGCATCATTTTGACGTAGAAAAATTTGGTGCTGACTGGGCATATACGATGGATGGGAGTCAAATAGGCGAATTGGAATATGAAAATTTCAATGCGGCTGGTGCCAAAATCACTTTCAAAGGTAAAAGCGTGCATCCTGGCTATGCCAAAGGGAAGATGATCAATTCTATGTTGATTGCAAATGCTTTTATTAGCGAACTTCCTGCTGGAGAAACTCCTGAGGAAACTAAAGGATATGAAGGTTTTTTTCACGTACATCATTTGACTGGAAGTATTGAAGAAACCGTTTTGGAATTAATCATTCGCGATCATAACAAGAAAAAATTCGAAAAACGCAAAGAGCTAATCGAAAAAATTGCTCGAAAAATCAATAAAAAATTTGCCAAACAATTTGGTGAAGATATCGCTATCACAGAGATTAAAGATCAATATTACAACATGAAAGAAAAGGTTCTGCCTGTGAAACATATTGTAGATATAGCTGAAAAAGCAATGAAAGAACTAGGAATTAAACCGCTCATAAAACCTATTCGTGGTGGAACTGACGGCTCACAATTATCCTATAAAGGATTGCCTTGCCCAAATATTTTTGCAGGCGGACACAATTTTCATGGAAAATATGAATACGTTCCAGTAGAAAGTATGCAAAAAGCAGTTGAAGTAATTGTAAAAATAACAGAATTGACAGCTACAGAAGATTCATCTAAAAAATAA
- a CDS encoding YdeI/OmpD-associated family protein: protein MESSKTTHSWDKNNNWTEELELLKSIIVKAELTETTKWGGIVYVLNGKNVLGIGGFKNYFTIWFFNGVLLQDKINVLVNAQEGVTKSLRQWRFSSKEEVNEATVLDYIQEAIENEKQGKNSKPQKKEPIISELLQKELDADGNLADAFQKFSPYKQYEFLEYIETAKREETKRSRIEKIRPMIKENIGLNDKYR from the coding sequence TTGGAATCCTCAAAAACGACTCATTCTTGGGATAAAAACAATAATTGGACAGAGGAATTAGAACTTCTAAAATCAATTATTGTCAAAGCAGAACTCACAGAAACAACAAAATGGGGTGGTATTGTTTATGTATTAAATGGCAAAAATGTACTTGGAATAGGAGGATTTAAAAATTACTTTACGATTTGGTTTTTCAATGGTGTTTTATTGCAAGACAAAATAAACGTTCTGGTTAACGCGCAAGAAGGCGTTACCAAATCGTTGCGACAATGGCGTTTTTCATCAAAAGAAGAAGTCAATGAAGCCACAGTTTTAGATTATATTCAAGAAGCTATAGAAAATGAAAAACAAGGAAAGAATAGCAAGCCTCAGAAAAAAGAACCTATCATTTCTGAATTGCTTCAAAAGGAATTAGATGCTGATGGGAATTTAGCAGATGCTTTTCAAAAGTTCTCTCCTTATAAGCAATATGAATTCTTAGAATATATTGAAACTGCCAAACGAGAGGAAACCAAACGTTCCCGAATTGAAAAAATCAGACCAATGATAAAAGAAAACATTGGTTTAAATGATAAATACCGATAA
- the yajC gene encoding preprotein translocase subunit YajC, with translation MEQLTQFAPFLLMFVVIYFFMIKPQQKKAKQEKEFESALKVGDKIITKSGLHGKVAELAETTVVVETMSGKLKMERSAISMEMSAVLNKK, from the coding sequence ATGGAACAATTAACTCAATTTGCACCGTTTTTATTAATGTTTGTGGTGATCTATTTCTTCATGATCAAGCCACAGCAGAAAAAAGCAAAACAAGAAAAAGAATTTGAAAGCGCTTTGAAAGTAGGTGATAAAATCATCACAAAAAGTGGTCTTCACGGAAAAGTTGCTGAATTAGCAGAGACAACTGTTGTTGTTGAAACAATGTCAGGAAAATTGAAAATGGAGCGTTCTGCTATTTCTATGGAAATGAGTGCAGTATTGAACAAAAAATAA
- the nusB gene encoding transcription antitermination factor NusB produces the protein MQSIYAMHQSGSDNLEKEEKFLFYSIDNIQDLYLIMLSSLIEICKTETVFLHKSSLKHLATPEERNPNEKFIKNQIFQILADNNSLSIALENRKINNWSLNDDYILLLLNDVKASKLYADYMSNAVNTFEEDKQFIVDLFMDVIVPNEKLYEYLEDDKLTWVDDIPLVNTHIIKQLKAIKSGENDNFRVPKLYKDNEDKDFVKDLFRKTVLNEAALAKEYLDKTPNWDTERIAEIDTIILKMAICEFLKFPSIPVKVTLNEYLEVAKEYSTPKSSIFINGILDNLVKELEGSKRIIKAGRGLM, from the coding sequence ATGCAATCCATTTATGCGATGCATCAAAGCGGTTCAGATAATCTGGAAAAAGAAGAAAAATTCCTTTTTTACAGCATCGACAACATTCAAGATTTATACCTTATCATGCTTTCTTCTTTGATTGAAATTTGTAAAACAGAGACTGTCTTTTTACATAAATCAAGTTTGAAACATCTTGCAACTCCTGAGGAACGAAATCCCAACGAAAAGTTCATCAAAAATCAAATTTTTCAAATTCTTGCCGATAACAACTCACTAAGTATTGCACTTGAGAATCGTAAAATTAATAATTGGTCATTGAATGACGATTATATTTTATTGCTTCTAAATGACGTAAAAGCAAGTAAATTGTATGCGGATTACATGAGTAATGCAGTAAATACATTTGAAGAAGACAAACAGTTTATCGTTGATTTATTCATGGATGTAATTGTTCCTAACGAAAAATTATATGAATATTTAGAGGATGATAAGTTAACTTGGGTTGATGATATTCCATTAGTAAATACGCATATCATCAAGCAATTGAAAGCGATTAAATCTGGTGAAAATGACAATTTCAGAGTGCCAAAGTTGTATAAAGACAATGAGGACAAGGATTTTGTTAAGGATTTGTTCCGAAAAACAGTGTTAAACGAAGCAGCATTAGCCAAAGAATATTTGGATAAAACACCTAATTGGGATACGGAGCGTATTGCTGAAATAGACACTATTATTCTTAAAATGGCAATTTGTGAGTTTTTGAAATTCCCATCGATTCCCGTTAAAGTTACGCTTAACGAATATTTAGAAGTTGCTAAAGAATATTCTACTCCAAAAAGTAGTATTTTTATCAACGGAATTTTAGACAATTTAGTAAAAGAACTTGAAGGCAGTAAAAGAATTATCAAAGCTGGTCGCGGTTTAATGTAA